One genomic region from Stutzerimonas decontaminans encodes:
- the coaE gene encoding dephospho-CoA kinase (Dephospho-CoA kinase (CoaE) performs the final step in coenzyme A biosynthesis.) yields the protein MRPWILGLTGGIGSGKTAVADHFASLGVHVVDADQAARWVVEPGRPALAQIVAHFGEGILLPGGGLNRPALRERIFDNPAERQWLEQLLHPLIRAEVAQHLALAESPYAIMVSPLLIESGQYRQVDRVLVVDVPESLQVARTAARDQTSEEQVRSILKVQAAREERLKHADDVLVNDRDLAWLKGEVERLHRFYLTLRGGRE from the coding sequence ATGAGGCCCTGGATTCTTGGGTTGACTGGCGGTATTGGCAGCGGCAAGACCGCAGTGGCGGATCATTTTGCCAGCCTGGGCGTGCATGTGGTTGATGCGGACCAGGCCGCGCGTTGGGTTGTCGAGCCAGGACGGCCGGCGCTGGCGCAGATTGTCGCGCACTTCGGTGAGGGCATCCTGTTGCCGGGTGGCGGGCTGAATCGACCGGCGCTGCGTGAACGGATATTTGATAATCCCGCCGAGCGGCAGTGGCTCGAACAGCTTCTGCATCCGCTAATTCGTGCCGAGGTCGCGCAACATCTTGCGCTCGCCGAATCGCCTTACGCGATCATGGTTTCTCCATTGCTTATCGAGTCCGGGCAGTATCGTCAGGTGGATCGTGTGCTGGTGGTGGATGTGCCGGAGTCGCTTCAGGTCGCGCGTACCGCTGCCCGTGATCAAACCAGCGAGGAGCAGGTCCGCTCGATTCTCAAGGTTCAGGCTGCTCGCGAAGAGCGACTGAAACATGCCGATGATGTTCTGGTGAACGATCGTGACCTGGCATGGCTCAAGGGTGAGGTTGAGCGCCTGCACCGTTTTTATCTGACATTGCGAGGAGGGCGGGAATGA
- the yacG gene encoding DNA gyrase inhibitor YacG → MTATIVECPTCGAPVEWGAQSPNRPFCSERCKLIDLGAWAAEEHSIPGNELEDDVFSGDVPPREH, encoded by the coding sequence ATGACCGCGACGATAGTTGAATGCCCGACATGCGGGGCGCCGGTCGAGTGGGGAGCGCAAAGCCCGAACCGACCTTTCTGTTCCGAGCGCTGCAAGCTTATCGACCTTGGGGCGTGGGCAGCGGAAGAGCACTCCATTCCAGGCAATGAGCTGGAGGACGACGTATTTTCCGGTGATGTCCCTCCGCGCGAGCACTAA
- a CDS encoding energy-coupling factor ABC transporter permease, whose protein sequence is MIAAHLLAPATLLMGWVIYAAALLWAAWRAPWVELFSDTRRQHLLFGAMLAVFLLWLVRRDFDSGLSFHFIGLTAVTLLLDWPLAIIAALVAQLGLTLTGHQHLAALGVNGVLLVLIPVMVTVICARLVERAQPRNLFVFIFFAGFFPAALAALACILASLGVLLFDGRFPMPPWLDDFAGYIWLVMFPEAFINGTAITALVVFYPDWMESFNQSRYLQAPWKEEK, encoded by the coding sequence ATGATTGCTGCACATTTGCTCGCCCCCGCTACGCTCCTTATGGGCTGGGTTATCTACGCAGCCGCCCTGCTCTGGGCTGCATGGCGAGCACCATGGGTCGAACTGTTCAGTGATACGCGCCGGCAGCACCTACTGTTCGGAGCAATGCTGGCCGTTTTCTTGTTGTGGCTGGTTCGGCGGGATTTCGACTCCGGCCTCTCTTTTCACTTTATCGGACTGACCGCAGTTACGCTGCTGCTTGATTGGCCGCTAGCTATCATCGCCGCCCTAGTCGCACAGCTCGGCTTGACGCTGACCGGCCATCAACACCTTGCCGCTCTCGGCGTTAACGGCGTTCTGCTGGTGCTAATCCCAGTCATGGTTACGGTCATTTGCGCCCGACTGGTGGAGCGCGCCCAGCCGCGCAATCTATTCGTGTTCATCTTCTTCGCAGGATTCTTCCCGGCGGCACTTGCAGCCTTGGCATGCATCCTGGCGTCGCTGGGCGTACTGCTGTTCGATGGCCGCTTCCCGATGCCACCCTGGCTGGACGATTTCGCCGGTTACATCTGGCTGGTGATGTTCCCCGAGGCCTTCATCAACGGCACGGCGATCACGGCGCTTGTCGTCTTCTATCCGGACTGGATGGAAAGCTTCAATCAAAGCCGCTACTTGCAGGCACCATGGAAGGAGGAAAAGTAA